Proteins encoded within one genomic window of Streptomyces kaniharaensis:
- a CDS encoding FAD-binding oxidoreductase, protein MAPETQAGPAGAALPLPPMKWDAWGDPALAKELSADIKGLLAAALGVTGDAEPGPTADEVVLRPSRLTDADLKALADAVGEAHVSAADADRLPRAGGKSTPDLLRRRSREAQDAPDAVVLPGSEDEIAAVLALCAERRIAVVPFGGGTSVVGGLDPERGGLTAVISLDLRRLDQLLDLDETSGEALLGAGLTGPAAEALLADRGYELGHYPQSFRFATIGGFAATRSSGQDSAGHGRFDEMVRGLRVVTPVGVLDLGRAPASAAGPDLRELFLGSEGTLGVITAVRVRVHPLPAVKAYEAWSFPDFATGTAALRAVEQQGTGPTVIRLSDEAETMVNLAMTEQIGGSPAVSGCLAVTVFEGTDALVAARHQLTREVLLAAGGTSLGEAPARAWEHGRFSAPYLRDSLLGAGALCETLETAANWSRLPHLRVAVTEALTTALPGALVLCHISHVYPTGASLYFTVVAALGEDPLTRWTAAKHAAGDAIVAAGGTITHHHAVGADHRPWMTDEIGELGVRILRAVKAELDPAGILNPGKLIP, encoded by the coding sequence ATGGCACCTGAGACGCAAGCGGGACCGGCCGGCGCCGCGCTGCCGCTCCCCCCGATGAAGTGGGACGCCTGGGGCGACCCGGCCCTCGCCAAGGAACTGTCCGCCGACATCAAGGGACTGCTCGCCGCCGCCCTCGGCGTCACCGGCGACGCCGAGCCCGGCCCCACCGCCGACGAGGTCGTGCTCCGCCCCTCCCGGCTGACCGACGCCGACCTCAAGGCGCTCGCGGACGCCGTCGGCGAGGCGCACGTCAGCGCCGCCGACGCCGACCGGCTCCCCCGCGCCGGCGGCAAGTCCACCCCCGACCTGCTGCGCCGCCGCAGCCGCGAAGCGCAGGACGCGCCCGACGCCGTCGTGCTGCCCGGCAGCGAGGACGAGATCGCCGCCGTCCTCGCGCTCTGCGCCGAACGCCGCATCGCCGTCGTACCGTTCGGCGGCGGCACCAGCGTCGTCGGCGGCCTCGACCCCGAGCGCGGCGGGCTCACCGCCGTCATCTCGCTCGACCTGCGCCGCCTCGACCAGCTGCTCGACCTCGACGAGACCTCCGGCGAGGCCCTCCTCGGCGCCGGCCTCACCGGCCCGGCCGCGGAGGCCCTGCTCGCCGACCGCGGCTACGAACTCGGCCACTACCCGCAGAGCTTCCGCTTCGCCACCATCGGCGGCTTCGCGGCCACCCGCTCCTCCGGCCAGGACTCGGCCGGCCACGGCCGCTTCGACGAGATGGTGCGCGGCCTGCGCGTCGTCACCCCCGTCGGCGTGCTCGACCTCGGCCGCGCCCCCGCCTCCGCCGCCGGGCCCGACCTGCGCGAGCTCTTCCTCGGCTCCGAGGGCACCCTCGGTGTGATCACCGCCGTCCGGGTCCGCGTCCACCCGCTGCCCGCCGTCAAGGCCTACGAAGCCTGGAGCTTCCCCGACTTCGCCACCGGCACCGCCGCCCTGCGGGCCGTCGAGCAGCAGGGCACCGGGCCGACCGTCATCCGCCTCTCCGACGAGGCCGAGACCATGGTCAACCTGGCCATGACCGAGCAGATCGGCGGCTCCCCCGCCGTCAGCGGCTGCCTCGCCGTCACCGTCTTCGAGGGCACGGACGCCCTGGTCGCCGCCCGGCACCAGCTCACCCGCGAGGTCCTCCTCGCCGCCGGCGGCACCTCGCTCGGCGAGGCCCCCGCCCGGGCCTGGGAGCACGGCCGGTTCAGCGCGCCCTACCTGCGGGACTCGCTGCTCGGCGCGGGCGCGCTCTGCGAGACCCTGGAGACGGCCGCCAACTGGAGCCGGCTGCCCCACCTGCGGGTCGCCGTCACCGAGGCGCTCACCACCGCCCTCCCCGGCGCCCTCGTCCTCTGCCACATCTCGCACGTCTACCCGACCGGCGCGTCGCTCTACTTCACCGTCGTCGCCGCGCTCGGCGAGGACCCGCTCACCCGGTGGACCGCCGCCAAGCACGCGGCCGGCGACGCCATCGTCGCCGCCGGCGGCACCATCACCCACCACCACGCCGTCGGCGCCGACCACCGGCCCTGGATGACCGACGAGATCGGCGAGTTGGGCGTGCGCATCCTGCGCGCCGTCAAGGCCGAGCTCGACCCGGCGGGCATCCTCAACCCCGGCAAGCTGATCCCGTGA
- a CDS encoding TetR/AcrR family transcriptional regulator, with translation MSSSNADSPSLQQPSAAGSEQPRSTDDAILDAAAGLIVHLGVRRTQLAEIARRAGVSRPTVYRRWPDVKAVIGALLTREILATLEGAALDVSDRETFVERVVEVAVRLRDHPVLGALLHSADADLFMEYVVERLGTSQRGLLEALRIGIEQGQANGSIRAGEPIELAAMVLLIAQSTVQSHRMVASVLPEAAWRCELARALNGYLAP, from the coding sequence ATGTCAAGTAGTAACGCGGACTCCCCCAGCCTCCAGCAGCCCTCCGCCGCCGGCTCCGAACAGCCGCGCAGCACGGACGACGCGATCCTCGACGCCGCCGCCGGGCTGATCGTCCATCTCGGCGTGCGCCGCACCCAGTTGGCGGAGATCGCGCGCCGCGCCGGGGTGAGCCGGCCGACCGTCTACCGGCGCTGGCCGGACGTGAAGGCGGTGATCGGCGCGCTGCTCACCCGGGAGATCCTCGCCACCCTGGAGGGCGCGGCGCTGGACGTGAGCGACCGCGAGACCTTCGTCGAGCGGGTCGTCGAGGTCGCCGTCCGGTTGCGCGACCACCCGGTGCTCGGCGCGCTGCTGCACTCCGCCGACGCCGACCTCTTCATGGAGTACGTCGTCGAACGGCTCGGCACCAGCCAGCGCGGGCTCCTCGAAGCGCTGCGCATCGGCATCGAACAGGGCCAGGCGAACGGCTCGATCCGGGCCGGGGAGCCGATCGAACTGGCGGCCATGGTGCTGCTGATCGCCCAGTCCACCGTCCAGTCGCACCGCATGGTCGCCTCCGTGCTGCCCGAGGCGGCCTGGCGGTGCGAACTGGCCAGA